From Fibrobacter sp. UWR2, the proteins below share one genomic window:
- a CDS encoding NUDIX domain-containing protein, whose product MLVACGIAERDGKVLICKRPAGVPYAGCWEFPSEVVEGDETLENCLEKAFFGRLSVNLYVTRLIGAHDSVCDKNCRIFTFRTDFLGRKTLLTGYDGAKWVSVNKLRNFRLFPDTVTFVKKMENFFKISV is encoded by the coding sequence ATGCTGGTTGCCTGTGGTATAGCCGAGCGTGACGGGAAGGTCCTTATTTGCAAAAGGCCGGCGGGAGTGCCGTATGCCGGGTGCTGGGAATTCCCTTCGGAGGTGGTGGAAGGCGATGAAACCCTTGAAAACTGCTTGGAAAAGGCTTTTTTCGGGAGGCTGTCGGTAAATTTGTACGTAACTCGCCTGATTGGCGCCCATGATTCCGTTTGCGATAAAAATTGCCGTATTTTTACGTTTAGGACCGATTTTTTGGGAAGAAAAACACTATTGACGGGCTATGATGGTGCTAAATGGGTGAGCGTCAACAAGTTACGCAACTTTAGGCTGTTCCCGGATACTGTGACATTTGTCAAAAAAATGGAAAATTTTTTTAAAATTTCTGTTTAA
- a CDS encoding DUF3332 family protein — translation MKKGIAALVCAGMITLTGCYGSNACFEKLHKWNGTLGNKWLNSIVHFFLNIFGVYIICLGLIDGLVLNTIEFWTGSNPLASGDSYFEQDAQGNSIAAVKNSDGTMSVEVTTAAGEKANLTLQRDENVVRALDAEGNLVAQYNIEK, via the coding sequence ATGAAAAAAGGTATCGCTGCTCTCGTTTGCGCCGGCATGATCACCCTCACGGGCTGCTATGGTAGCAACGCTTGCTTCGAAAAGCTTCACAAGTGGAACGGCACGCTTGGCAACAAGTGGCTCAACTCTATCGTCCACTTCTTCCTCAACATCTTTGGTGTTTACATCATCTGCCTTGGCCTCATTGACGGCCTCGTGCTCAACACCATCGAATTCTGGACCGGCTCCAACCCGCTCGCTTCTGGCGACTCCTACTTCGAACAGGACGCTCAGGGCAACTCCATTGCCGCCGTGAAGAACTCCGATGGCACGATGTCTGTTGAAGTGACCACCGCTGCTGGCGAAAAGGCCAACCTCACGCTCCAGCGCGATGAAAACGTTGTCCGCGCTCTCGACGCCGAAGGCAACCTCGTCGCTCAGTACAACATCGAAAAGTAA
- a CDS encoding tetratricopeptide repeat protein produces MFFTAIALCACVDDYVNRGNEALRIGDFDRAVTNFSKALDEQPANRDARYGLALSYYAIAEDREHLKSATTEMWERTVNEFRILSKVDSTDRIAPAYSTSLFYLARATLMKNGRANVISLLDQSIRLDSANYFSHNLKAILLGNMGRIEEAKKIFVFIVTKEPKFASAYLNLGNLYWAEGDVESAWDIWSMGHEAVPADVELARWTATAEDSLKALVSSGEL; encoded by the coding sequence GTGTTTTTTACTGCAATCGCCCTTTGCGCCTGTGTAGATGACTATGTGAACCGTGGTAACGAGGCTTTGCGCATCGGGGACTTTGACCGCGCCGTTACGAATTTTTCGAAGGCGCTCGATGAACAGCCCGCAAATAGGGATGCCCGTTATGGCTTGGCACTTTCTTACTATGCCATTGCCGAAGACCGTGAACACCTCAAGTCGGCGACGACCGAAATGTGGGAACGTACGGTCAATGAATTCCGCATCCTTTCGAAGGTCGATTCCACGGACCGTATTGCACCGGCGTACTCGACAAGCCTTTTCTACCTAGCGCGTGCGACCCTGATGAAGAACGGGCGTGCCAACGTGATTTCGCTATTGGACCAGTCGATACGGCTTGACAGTGCTAATTACTTTAGTCACAACTTGAAGGCGATTTTGCTCGGGAACATGGGCCGTATCGAAGAAGCGAAGAAGATTTTCGTGTTCATCGTAACGAAGGAACCGAAGTTTGCATCGGCCTACCTGAACCTTGGAAACCTATACTGGGCCGAAGGCGACGTGGAGTCGGCGTGGGATATATGGTCGATGGGCCACGAGGCTGTGCCCGCAGATGTTGAACTAGCACGCTGGACCGCCACTGCCGAGGATTCTCTAAAGGCGCTTGTCTCGTCGGGAGAACTATGA
- a CDS encoding serine/threonine protein kinase: MSVLAGVERCVLLHEGGEARIYKVYSGSKAYALKWYAEGSRIDARVMDCLSGEKFAGVYHVLETGEKAGRPYLVYDYVEGVPLAGTFSLPVPFAISVVRSLVQSLAGLEKRGIHHGDLNPSNVLLDRGGGPTLIDCGIVGPGALPYAAPERFQGRAADTKSDLYSLGLLLYRMVAGEDLLNCARYEDYAQAASQIESMEPTSRLYGKRIDVQALSALDPLWGATLRANPDDRAEDFEELDELLEIAFDKICGGSVSWNSLRAGLLATLAPKIGTNRDESAHICELPREFVVRKPTSRRKAFLFAGVFGTILILLLLFLALWPRNPSIDETGALLLQNSRTMEDWGAPSDSSVEGVSGKVLESLPMPGESGEDVE, translated from the coding sequence ATGAGCGTACTTGCGGGGGTCGAACGTTGCGTGCTGTTGCACGAAGGCGGCGAGGCCCGCATTTACAAGGTATATTCCGGCTCCAAGGCGTATGCGCTCAAGTGGTATGCCGAAGGTTCCCGTATAGATGCCCGTGTAATGGATTGCCTGAGTGGCGAAAAGTTTGCGGGGGTCTACCATGTGCTTGAAACAGGCGAGAAGGCGGGCCGGCCTTACCTAGTATACGATTATGTGGAAGGCGTTCCGCTTGCAGGTACGTTCTCGCTGCCCGTCCCGTTTGCTATCTCTGTGGTGAGGAGCCTGGTGCAGTCGCTTGCCGGGCTTGAAAAGCGCGGCATCCATCACGGAGACTTGAATCCATCGAACGTGCTACTTGACAGGGGTGGCGGTCCGACGCTCATCGATTGCGGGATTGTCGGGCCGGGCGCGCTCCCTTATGCGGCGCCGGAAAGGTTCCAGGGGAGGGCGGCCGACACGAAAAGCGACTTGTACAGCTTGGGCCTGTTGCTGTATCGCATGGTGGCGGGAGAAGACCTGCTCAACTGCGCCCGGTACGAGGACTACGCGCAGGCGGCCTCGCAGATAGAATCTATGGAACCGACCTCTCGCCTGTACGGCAAGCGGATCGATGTGCAGGCGCTGTCGGCGCTTGACCCCTTATGGGGAGCGACTTTGCGTGCAAATCCGGACGACCGCGCGGAAGATTTCGAGGAGTTGGACGAACTGCTCGAAATCGCATTTGACAAGATTTGCGGGGGGAGCGTCTCCTGGAATTCTTTACGGGCGGGCCTTCTTGCGACTCTTGCCCCAAAAATTGGAACGAATCGTGACGAATCGGCTCATATTTGCGAACTACCGCGTGAATTTGTTGTGAGGAAGCCCACAAGTAGGCGAAAGGCCTTCCTTTTTGCGGGTGTTTTTGGTACTATATTGATATTGTTGTTGCTTTTCCTGGCGCTTTGGCCTAGGAATCCTTCTATCGACGAGACTGGGGCGCTTCTGCTCCAGAATTCGAGGACGATGGAAGATTGGGGGGCGCCTTCCGATTCTTCTGTCGAAGGCGTTTCCGGAAAAGTACTCGAGTCGCTTCCTATGCCAGGGGAGAGCGGTGAGGATGTTGAATAA